A DNA window from Xanthomonas campestris pv. campestris str. ATCC 33913 contains the following coding sequences:
- a CDS encoding Ig-like domain-containing protein: MQRLGLIVVQRMHSCLSLRAQRVGLAALCLLVLFVTSTASAGTKQAQEAPVVKANAAIGEPRFRGLAHPVPESGVAFAPDGQLARIFAADVARGAGQVPGNDFWVDRMLVREGTGGGFDDENNWLFTRGRAAYLSSHVPEQPGFVGQVAYWHATDYDALFHLQSTQGTREVQWNEQPQQRRQTTSYFSTVFEDAGAGVRMRLVKYITEQNVAVATFVLSSLDGAPHTLSVQARSPMATHADGAALTGAFDAYNAITTVFPRLSGDGFRVDGARLVREVAVPATGEAAPIKVQLGLLTHELPEAQAEYDRIAGQSPQQAYQQHVARYNRWWVDNVPYLDTPNANITKSLFYRWWVLRFNFLDANVPGNDYQFPVAIEGVLGYNNAIVLTTGMFLDDLKYLRDPIYAYGSWLSAGETAGGGKYVDNPGSPENWSNSYAQSITAAAWRSLQVHGGPPALASKLARYGSGDVDGVLAAYDLNHNGLIEYDWAAMTGNDADAVSFDWAKQHGEIRMDRTESAYVYANAHAAAQAAQLAGDSGTAQRMQTTAARIRKAVLEVLWQDRSSTADSVGLSGDLLKHRQAKGPRLPVDWKETNNYYPFSVGLMPKHGDADDDPKYIRALRLFADAAQYPLFPFYTANQVDLHARGSGAEAGSNNFSTINATVAFRLLGAALRDYPSPYLSAHSYRTLLYWNAWATYINGDNRYPDQNEFWSKGSAANGGTIGYRSWIHHTQLGATNFSMIEDAMGLRPRSDNQIELYPIDIGWEHFAADNLRYRDRNLSIVWDRDGTHYAGQVPKGYSVYLDGRLAFRIDRLAHVLYDPASGQVTALPDAVNPAGAVQVLETHPAHLATMTQVAFAPASRAAQVLAKAGLDVTLPAAARLDLAHGAQATASFATPGFAAAAAVDGSTANTPFWGTAGSPAASDWLALRFAGSRQVDQVVLYFYRSSSPGGEQHGFPSGTRPGYAAPWMYVVQYQDGGSWKDVPGQVRDALIAEGNRNRVRFPPLRAQALRVVVTHAGSARTGIKELQVFNSSQAPPAFVGNVAPQVQAWQLDTPGADGTVRVNGRVGDDGLPSGALQVRWSLLQGPSGGEVVFADPAAVQTTVRFTQAGHYTLRLAANDGALAGHADVQVNAPASPPVERIALQSLATVSAQLTGTQYRVQALNDGVLPAADSTPNGSRRWGSYGRAQPQTVWLHYQWPRPVRLSSSTLYFWSDQPDGAVAPPASWTLQTLQDGRWQDVSARSGYPVAANGAVSTVSFAPIVTTGLRAVLTTQTLGTGRAAIGVDEWQAWSDVPRQLEPIDLRTAPGELPTLPQEVTAFYADGSVLPVAVQWPDVASERLASEGKVEVQGLVEGVVPIKATLWVRATPPGQITAVQPLPVVMAVVGQAPTLPGFVSLQYNDGSRERVPVHWPALAPARYAQPGEIPLTGTAQGRVPTGQVAVPLMLQIKAATP, translated from the coding sequence ATGCAGCGTTTGGGGTTGATCGTGGTGCAGCGCATGCATAGCTGCCTGAGCTTGCGGGCGCAGCGCGTAGGCTTGGCAGCGCTGTGTCTTCTGGTGCTCTTCGTCACCAGCACGGCTTCGGCTGGTACCAAGCAGGCGCAGGAAGCGCCGGTGGTCAAGGCCAATGCTGCCATTGGCGAACCACGCTTTCGCGGGCTGGCGCATCCGGTGCCCGAAAGCGGCGTGGCCTTCGCGCCGGATGGCCAGCTGGCCAGGATCTTCGCGGCCGATGTCGCACGCGGTGCAGGGCAGGTGCCGGGCAACGACTTCTGGGTGGACCGCATGCTGGTGCGCGAGGGCACCGGCGGCGGATTCGACGATGAGAACAACTGGCTGTTCACGCGCGGCCGCGCCGCGTATCTGTCTTCGCACGTTCCCGAGCAGCCGGGGTTCGTTGGCCAGGTAGCGTACTGGCATGCCACCGACTACGACGCGTTGTTCCACTTGCAGTCCACGCAAGGCACGCGCGAGGTGCAGTGGAACGAGCAGCCGCAGCAGCGGCGGCAGACGACCAGCTACTTCAGCACCGTGTTCGAAGATGCGGGCGCCGGGGTGCGGATGCGTTTGGTCAAATACATCACCGAGCAGAACGTGGCGGTCGCCACGTTTGTGCTGTCCAGCCTGGATGGTGCGCCGCATACGCTGTCAGTGCAGGCGCGCTCACCGATGGCAACGCATGCCGATGGCGCTGCGCTGACGGGCGCATTCGATGCCTACAACGCGATCACCACGGTGTTTCCGCGGCTGTCAGGCGATGGCTTTCGTGTGGACGGTGCCCGCTTGGTGCGTGAGGTGGCCGTACCCGCCACCGGCGAGGCGGCGCCCATCAAGGTGCAGCTGGGCCTGCTCACGCACGAGCTACCGGAGGCCCAGGCCGAGTACGACCGCATTGCCGGGCAATCGCCGCAGCAGGCGTATCAGCAGCATGTGGCCCGCTACAACCGCTGGTGGGTGGACAACGTGCCGTATCTGGACACGCCCAACGCGAACATCACCAAGAGCCTGTTCTACCGCTGGTGGGTGCTGCGTTTCAACTTTCTCGATGCCAATGTGCCAGGCAACGATTACCAGTTCCCGGTCGCGATCGAAGGCGTGCTGGGCTACAACAATGCCATCGTGCTGACCACCGGCATGTTTCTGGACGATTTGAAGTATCTGCGCGACCCGATCTACGCCTACGGCAGCTGGCTCAGCGCCGGCGAAACCGCAGGCGGTGGCAAGTATGTGGACAACCCCGGATCGCCGGAAAACTGGTCCAACTCCTACGCACAGTCCATCACCGCCGCGGCCTGGCGCTCGCTGCAGGTGCATGGTGGCCCACCGGCGCTGGCCAGCAAGTTGGCGCGCTATGGCAGTGGCGACGTGGATGGCGTACTGGCTGCCTACGATCTCAACCACAATGGCTTGATCGAGTACGACTGGGCCGCGATGACCGGCAACGACGCCGATGCGGTGTCCTTCGACTGGGCAAAGCAACACGGCGAGATCCGCATGGACCGCACCGAAAGCGCCTACGTGTACGCCAATGCGCACGCGGCCGCGCAGGCCGCGCAGCTGGCCGGTGACAGCGGGACCGCGCAACGCATGCAGACCACTGCGGCGCGCATCCGCAAGGCGGTGCTGGAGGTATTGTGGCAGGACCGCAGCAGCACGGCCGATTCGGTGGGATTATCCGGCGATCTGCTCAAGCACCGCCAGGCCAAGGGCCCGCGCCTGCCGGTGGACTGGAAGGAAACCAATAACTATTACCCCTTCAGCGTGGGCCTGATGCCTAAGCACGGCGATGCCGACGACGACCCCAAGTACATCCGCGCCTTGCGCCTGTTTGCCGATGCCGCGCAGTACCCGCTGTTTCCGTTCTACACGGCAAATCAGGTCGATCTGCATGCGCGCGGTAGCGGCGCAGAGGCGGGCAGCAATAACTTTTCAACCATCAATGCAACGGTTGCGTTCCGCTTGCTGGGCGCAGCCTTACGCGATTACCCCAGCCCGTATCTGAGTGCGCACAGTTACCGCACGTTGCTGTACTGGAATGCGTGGGCGACGTATATCAATGGCGACAACCGTTACCCGGATCAGAACGAATTCTGGTCCAAGGGCAGCGCCGCAAACGGCGGCACGATCGGCTACCGCTCGTGGATCCACCACACCCAGCTGGGCGCAACCAACTTCAGCATGATCGAAGATGCGATGGGCTTGCGCCCGCGCAGCGACAACCAGATCGAGTTGTATCCGATCGACATCGGCTGGGAACATTTCGCTGCCGATAACCTGCGCTACCGCGATCGCAACCTGAGCATCGTCTGGGACCGTGATGGCACCCACTACGCCGGCCAGGTGCCCAAGGGCTATAGCGTGTATCTGGATGGCCGGCTGGCGTTCCGTATCGACCGGCTGGCGCATGTGCTCTACGACCCGGCGAGCGGGCAAGTGACGGCGCTGCCCGACGCGGTCAACCCTGCCGGTGCGGTACAGGTGCTGGAAACGCACCCGGCGCACCTGGCAACGATGACGCAGGTGGCGTTCGCTCCCGCCTCACGCGCGGCGCAGGTGCTGGCCAAGGCCGGGCTGGATGTGACATTACCCGCGGCGGCGCGGCTGGATCTTGCACACGGCGCGCAGGCCACCGCCAGCTTCGCCACGCCCGGGTTCGCGGCTGCGGCGGCGGTGGACGGAAGCACCGCCAATACGCCGTTCTGGGGCACCGCAGGCTCGCCGGCGGCCAGCGACTGGCTCGCGCTGCGGTTCGCTGGCAGCCGGCAGGTGGATCAGGTGGTGCTGTACTTCTATCGCAGCTCGTCGCCCGGCGGCGAGCAGCACGGCTTCCCCTCGGGAACCCGGCCTGGCTACGCCGCACCATGGATGTACGTGGTGCAGTACCAGGATGGCGGCAGCTGGAAGGACGTACCGGGGCAGGTGCGTGATGCGCTGATTGCCGAGGGCAACCGCAATCGGGTGCGTTTCCCGCCACTGCGTGCGCAGGCGCTGCGGGTGGTAGTGACGCATGCCGGCAGTGCACGCACCGGTATCAAGGAACTGCAGGTCTTCAACAGCAGCCAGGCGCCGCCCGCGTTCGTGGGCAATGTGGCGCCCCAGGTGCAGGCCTGGCAGCTGGACACGCCCGGTGCCGACGGCACGGTGCGGGTGAACGGGCGTGTGGGTGACGATGGCCTGCCCAGCGGCGCGCTGCAGGTGCGCTGGTCGCTGCTGCAAGGCCCGTCTGGCGGCGAGGTGGTATTCGCCGATCCTGCGGCAGTGCAGACCACAGTGCGTTTCACGCAGGCAGGGCATTACACCTTGCGGCTGGCTGCCAACGACGGCGCGTTGGCCGGCCACGCCGATGTGCAGGTGAACGCGCCTGCATCGCCGCCTGTTGAGCGCATTGCGCTGCAGAGCCTAGCCACGGTCAGCGCTCAGCTCACCGGCACGCAGTACCGCGTGCAGGCGCTCAACGACGGCGTCCTCCCTGCGGCGGACAGCACGCCCAACGGCAGCCGGCGCTGGGGCAGTTACGGCCGCGCGCAGCCGCAGACGGTGTGGCTGCACTACCAATGGCCGCGACCGGTGCGGCTGTCGTCCAGCACGCTGTATTTCTGGAGCGATCAACCCGACGGCGCCGTGGCGCCACCCGCCAGCTGGACACTGCAGACGTTGCAGGACGGGCGCTGGCAGGACGTGTCGGCCCGCAGCGGGTATCCGGTGGCCGCCAATGGCGCGGTCAGCACGGTGAGCTTTGCGCCCATCGTCACCACCGGCCTGCGTGCGGTGCTGACCACGCAAACCTTGGGCACCGGGCGCGCAGCGATCGGCGTGGACGAATGGCAGGCGTGGTCGGACGTGCCCAGGCAGCTGGAGCCGATCGATCTGCGCACCGCGCCGGGTGAGCTGCCCACGCTGCCGCAGGAGGTCACCGCGTTTTATGCCGATGGCAGCGTGTTGCCGGTGGCGGTGCAGTGGCCGGATGTTGCATCCGAAAGACTGGCCAGCGAGGGCAAGGTCGAGGTGCAGGGCCTGGTGGAAGGCGTGGTGCCGATCAAGGCCACGCTCTGGGTGCGCGCCACGCCGCCGGGCCAGATCACGGCCGTGCAGCCGTTGCCGGTGGTCATGGCGGTGGTGGGGCAGGCACCCACGCTGCCGGGGTTCGTCAGCCTGCAATACAACGACGGCTCGCGCGAACGCGTGCCAGTGCACTGGCCGGCGCTGGCGCCAGCGCGCTACGCGCAACCGGGCGAGATCCCTCTGACCGGCACTGCGCAAGGGCGCGTGCCGACCGGGCAGGTGGCGGTGCCACTCATGCTGCAGATCAAGGCGGCCACGCCATGA
- a CDS encoding TonB-dependent receptor domain-containing protein, translated as MSHSRSAGLLPPFSCKTPLRRAILLVLAAAALPAAAQQQGSDASASPETAQTLEQVNVTGTHLRRVDAETASPVVVIDRQRIEDSGKSTLGQLLQQLPVMAGFMAGPALNSGFSHGRALVSLRNLGPERTLVLVNGHRMAGPASSVASAPGVDVNAIPAAMVERVEVLTDGASSVYGSDAIGGVVNIILKDKYDGFAATVDYAQSTHGDANSRTLGVEWGKSWDRGGVIVGLSRNSMNPVFNRDRSYAAKAVEYFEGQVSEVRGANTRAFLTDGRRLTPAEGVAPGPVGQDAFRPYQRATDSYNVYDAQYLITPIERTNASLHGSFDFTPSIQGYMDVFWTRSKTTSRLDAFGLEMLGASDNYYNPFGDLLERYDLRSTQANTRVYTATMFQTNIVAGLRGRVQGTSWQWDAAAGYARYKDTLVRTGFSITSALNNAVGASFLDSDGVVKCGAPGAVIAGCTPINIFNPNDPATIAALRGTQRPVDLIDESEMRFVDISANGDLFAMPAGAVQAAVGLVYRTNKFAQGTTSDVAAADADGNCDYNDGCILQQGRDESVREAYAELLVPLLKGAPFADTLNLNLGSRYSKYDAWGATTNSKVAIEWRPVANLLVRATGSQVFRAPALGDLYGSPFTAVIDNTGDFQDPCEGYTGAPNPACTNVPNDGSFTNTARFNVVTSGANNIGFQLKPERGRSYNLGVVYDPLQNLSVNVDSWRVVLDDMLSGVGDQQVVSDCFEGREAAFCGLIQRDANGQLTRVAVPFAYNSGKVDIRGYDAGIHYRLADTAWGDFSTGLDATYFSSFRFAGETHNYVGENSSWGNMPRWRAVANLAWDKGPWHASWNTRYLGPTVNGSQYEDFCADTNADGSCRYFRIGSVVYHDASLSRKIAALHGTLALGVDNLGNRKPPRFYSYSNAANTEASTYDTLGRYFWSRLRVEF; from the coding sequence ATGTCGCACAGCCGTTCCGCTGGGTTGCTGCCCCCGTTCTCGTGCAAGACACCGTTGCGTCGCGCGATCCTGCTTGTGCTGGCCGCGGCGGCGCTGCCCGCAGCCGCGCAACAGCAAGGCAGTGATGCGAGCGCGTCGCCGGAGACCGCGCAGACGCTGGAGCAGGTCAACGTCACCGGCACACATTTGCGCCGCGTGGATGCAGAAACCGCCAGCCCGGTGGTGGTGATCGATCGTCAGCGCATCGAGGACAGTGGCAAGAGCACGTTGGGACAGCTGCTGCAGCAGCTGCCGGTGATGGCCGGCTTCATGGCAGGGCCGGCGCTCAATTCCGGCTTCAGCCACGGACGCGCACTGGTGTCGCTGCGCAATCTCGGCCCCGAACGCACGCTGGTCTTGGTCAACGGCCATCGCATGGCGGGGCCGGCAAGCAGCGTGGCCTCTGCGCCCGGCGTGGACGTCAATGCGATTCCGGCGGCAATGGTCGAGCGTGTGGAAGTGCTCACCGATGGCGCCTCTTCGGTGTATGGCTCCGATGCGATTGGCGGGGTGGTCAATATCATCCTCAAGGACAAGTACGACGGCTTTGCCGCCACCGTCGACTATGCCCAAAGCACGCACGGCGATGCCAACAGCCGCACGCTCGGTGTGGAGTGGGGCAAGAGCTGGGACCGCGGCGGGGTGATCGTCGGGCTGAGCCGCAATTCGATGAATCCGGTCTTCAACCGCGACCGCAGCTATGCGGCCAAGGCCGTGGAATATTTCGAAGGGCAGGTCAGCGAGGTCCGCGGCGCCAACACCCGCGCCTTCCTGACCGACGGGCGCCGGTTGACGCCGGCCGAGGGCGTTGCGCCCGGCCCGGTGGGCCAAGATGCGTTTCGCCCGTATCAACGCGCTACCGACAGCTACAACGTTTACGACGCGCAATACCTGATCACGCCGATCGAGCGCACCAACGCCTCGCTGCACGGCAGCTTCGACTTCACCCCCAGCATCCAGGGCTATATGGATGTGTTCTGGACCCGCAGCAAGACCACGTCGCGGCTGGATGCGTTCGGCCTGGAAATGCTCGGTGCGTCCGACAACTACTACAACCCGTTCGGCGATCTGCTGGAGCGCTACGACCTGCGCTCCACCCAGGCCAATACACGCGTGTATACCGCCACGATGTTCCAGACCAACATCGTGGCCGGCCTGCGTGGGCGCGTGCAGGGCACCAGCTGGCAGTGGGACGCGGCAGCCGGCTATGCGCGCTACAAGGACACGCTGGTGCGCACCGGTTTTTCGATCACCTCTGCATTGAACAATGCGGTGGGCGCCTCGTTCCTGGACAGCGATGGCGTGGTCAAGTGCGGAGCGCCCGGTGCGGTCATTGCAGGGTGCACGCCCATCAACATCTTCAACCCAAATGACCCGGCTACCATCGCCGCATTGCGCGGCACGCAGCGCCCGGTGGACCTGATCGACGAAAGCGAGATGCGGTTTGTCGACATCAGCGCCAATGGCGATCTGTTCGCCATGCCGGCCGGCGCGGTGCAGGCGGCGGTGGGGCTGGTGTACCGCACCAACAAGTTTGCGCAGGGCACCACCAGCGATGTGGCCGCCGCCGATGCCGATGGCAATTGCGATTACAACGATGGCTGCATCCTGCAGCAGGGGCGCGATGAATCCGTGCGCGAGGCCTATGCAGAACTGCTGGTGCCGTTGCTGAAGGGCGCCCCGTTTGCGGACACGCTCAACCTCAACCTGGGCTCGCGCTATTCGAAGTACGACGCCTGGGGCGCGACCACCAACAGCAAGGTCGCGATCGAGTGGCGGCCGGTGGCGAACCTGCTGGTGCGCGCCACCGGCTCGCAGGTGTTCCGTGCGCCGGCCTTGGGCGACCTGTACGGCTCGCCCTTCACCGCGGTGATCGACAACACCGGTGATTTCCAGGACCCATGCGAAGGCTACACCGGCGCACCCAATCCGGCCTGCACCAACGTGCCCAACGATGGCAGCTTCACCAATACGGCGCGCTTCAATGTGGTGACCTCCGGCGCCAACAATATCGGCTTCCAGCTCAAGCCCGAGCGCGGCCGCTCCTACAACCTGGGGGTGGTGTACGACCCGCTGCAGAACCTGTCGGTGAATGTGGACAGCTGGCGGGTGGTACTGGATGACATGCTGTCCGGTGTTGGCGATCAGCAGGTGGTCAGCGACTGTTTCGAAGGCCGCGAGGCGGCGTTCTGCGGGCTGATCCAGCGCGATGCCAATGGCCAGCTGACGCGGGTGGCGGTGCCATTCGCCTATAACAGCGGCAAGGTGGATATCCGTGGTTACGACGCCGGCATTCACTACCGCCTGGCAGACACCGCATGGGGCGATTTCAGCACCGGGCTGGATGCAACCTACTTTTCGAGTTTTCGCTTTGCGGGAGAGACCCATAACTATGTGGGCGAGAATTCCAGCTGGGGCAACATGCCGCGCTGGCGTGCCGTGGCCAACCTTGCCTGGGACAAGGGGCCGTGGCATGCGAGCTGGAACACGCGTTACCTGGGCCCCACCGTCAATGGCAGCCAGTACGAGGACTTCTGCGCCGACACCAATGCCGATGGCAGTTGCCGTTATTTCCGCATCGGCTCGGTGGTCTATCACGATGCATCGCTGAGCCGGAAGATCGCCGCCCTGCACGGCACGCTGGCGCTGGGCGTGGACAACCTGGGCAATCGCAAACCACCGCGCTTCTACAGCTACTCCAACGCCGCCAACACCGAAGCAAGCACCTACGACACCTTGGGGCGTTATTTCTGGAGCCGGCTGCGGGTAGAGTTTTGA
- a CDS encoding DUF5694 domain-containing protein → MHLHAFRWALSFALVLPSLAQAQATHVDLSTLDAEMAGPRTPVLVLGSVHLSQLPKGSDVSTARLQPLLERLAAFKPDIITIEGLSGETCDLMRRHPAVYLAEDVAAYCPDTAAAQAATGLDVPAAIAQMRTLLKTIARTSTPAQRRHLAAVFLAAGDPASASVQWMQLPAAEQRAGDGLDQALVTWLRAYQDRPNESQQIAARLAAQLGLQRVHPVDDHTGDNIDLGDPAAYGKVIQAQWEQAAPRAKPMRDKEDALASQGRLLELYRAINAPGNAQLAADVDFRAALRDSSPEHYGQRYVAGWEARNLRMVSNIRTSFGDRPGARVLVIVGAMHKPWFDSLLGQLQGIDIVDAQQVLGAPSR, encoded by the coding sequence ATGCATCTGCATGCGTTTAGATGGGCCCTGTCGTTTGCGCTCGTATTGCCTAGCCTCGCACAGGCGCAGGCCACCCACGTTGACCTGTCCACGCTGGATGCGGAGATGGCCGGCCCGCGCACGCCGGTTCTGGTGTTGGGGAGCGTGCATCTGTCGCAGCTGCCGAAGGGGAGCGATGTCAGCACCGCGCGCCTGCAACCGCTGCTGGAGCGCCTTGCCGCGTTCAAGCCGGACATCATCACCATTGAAGGGCTGTCTGGCGAAACCTGCGACCTGATGCGGCGGCATCCAGCGGTGTATCTGGCCGAGGACGTGGCCGCGTATTGCCCGGACACGGCCGCCGCGCAGGCCGCAACCGGGCTGGACGTACCCGCGGCAATCGCCCAGATGCGCACGCTGTTGAAGACCATCGCGCGCACATCCACACCCGCGCAGCGCCGCCACCTGGCCGCGGTGTTCCTGGCTGCAGGCGACCCTGCATCGGCCAGCGTGCAATGGATGCAACTGCCGGCCGCCGAACAGCGTGCAGGCGATGGCCTGGACCAGGCGCTGGTGACCTGGTTGCGCGCGTATCAGGACCGCCCCAACGAGAGCCAGCAGATTGCCGCACGCCTGGCGGCGCAGCTCGGCCTGCAGCGGGTCCATCCGGTGGACGACCACACCGGCGACAACATCGATCTTGGCGACCCGGCGGCGTACGGCAAGGTGATCCAGGCCCAGTGGGAACAGGCCGCACCACGCGCGAAGCCAATGCGCGACAAGGAAGATGCGCTGGCATCGCAGGGCCGCCTGCTGGAGCTGTATCGCGCGATCAATGCGCCCGGCAACGCGCAGCTCGCGGCGGATGTCGATTTCCGCGCGGCGCTCCGCGACAGCTCACCGGAGCATTACGGGCAGCGGTATGTGGCCGGTTGGGAAGCGCGCAACCTGCGCATGGTCTCCAACATCCGCACCAGCTTCGGCGATCGACCCGGCGCACGCGTGCTGGTCATCGTTGGCGCGATGCATAAACCGTGGTTCGACAGCCTGCTGGGGCAACTGCAAGGCATCGATATCGTCGATGCACAACAGGTGCTTGGCGCACCTTCCCGGTGA